One Onychomys torridus chromosome 17, mOncTor1.1, whole genome shotgun sequence genomic window carries:
- the Arsl gene encoding arylsulfatase L → MPHHPHYWNCLAALLGVFLSLEPVTCLDTSQSRPNFLLLLADDLGIGDVGCYGNSTIRTPNIDRLAEGGVRLTQHLAAEAVCTPSRAAFLTGRYPIRTGMTSGNGHRVLQWAAGAGGLPAEEITFAKILKEQGYATGLIGKWHLGLNCHSSSDHCHHPLSHGFQHFLGMPLGMMGDCTGAEPSEKRVTLQHRLHLCCQVFVLAALTLAAGRLTGLLRTRWWMLVLGLAAVATMFFAASRHIGDLIIYADCFLMRNHSVTQQPLRLERVTGLMLREAETFLHSHKHHPFLLFMSFLHVHVPLVTTADFQGRSKHGPYGDNVEELDWMVGRVLDMLDQEGLTDNTLVYFASDHGGSLESRVGHVQLGGWNGVYRGGKGMGGWEGGIRVPGIFRWPGVLPAGRVVDEPTSMMDVFPTVVLLGGGAEPKDRVIDGKNLMPLLQGETPHSDHEFLLHYCEVFLHAARWVQRDRGRVWKVHFMTPNFHPEGAGACYGSKVCPCIGDVTEHDPPLLFDLSTDPGETHPMSPDSEPEFQEVVGRLQQEAARHSLSQVYQQLGSIYNIWRPWLQPCCGEFPHCGCDLED, encoded by the exons ATGCCACATCATCCACATTACTG GAATTGCCTTGCTGCCctactgggtgtcttcctcagcctAGAGCCAGTCACGTGCCTGGACACATCACAGTCTCGACCCAACTTCCTCCTGCTCCTGGCAGATGACCTGGGCATCGGGGATGTTGGCTGCTATGGCAACAGCACCATCAG gACCCCGAACATCGACCGACTTGCAGAAGGTGGTGTGAGACTCACACAGCACCTGGCGGCTGAAGCTGTGTGCACGCCCAGTCGGGCAGCCTTCCTCACCGGGAGGTACCCCATCCGCACAG GCATGACTTCCGGTAATGGCCACCGTGTCCTCCAGTGGGCCGCAGGCGCCGGTGGCCTTCCTGCAGAGGAGATCACGTTCGCAAAAATCTTGAAGGAGCAAGGCTACGCCACAGGCCTCATTG GAAAGTGGCACCTGGGTCTGAACTGTCACTCCTCCTCcgaccactgccaccacccactGAGTCACGGGTTCCAGCACTTCCTGGGGATGCCGCTGGGCATGATGGGGGACTGCACAGGGGCAGAGCCTTCGGAGAAGCGCGTGACTCTACAGCACCGCCTGCACCTTTGCTGCCAAGTATTCGTCCTGGCTGCGCTCACCCTGGCTGCTGGGAGACTCACCGGGCTCCTCCGGACACGGTGGTGGATGCTGGTCCTCGGCCTGGCCGCTGTGGCCACCATGTTCTTTGCTGCATCGCGTCACATAGGTGACCTCATCATCTACGCAGATTGCTTCCTCATGAGGAACCACAGTGTGACCCAGCAGCCTTTGCGCCTCGAGCGGGTTACAGGCCTCATGCTCCGGGAGGCAGAGACCTTCCTGCACAG CCACAAGCACCACCCCTTCCTGCTGTTCATGTCTTTTCTGCACGTGCATGTACCCCTCGTGACCACTGCGGACTTCCAGGGGCGAAGCAAGCACGGCCCATATGGGGACAATGTGGAGGAGCTGGACTGGATGGTGG GGCGGGTCCTGGACATGCTGGACCAGGAAGGACTGACGGACAACACGCTTGTGTACTTTGCGTCTGACCATGGCGGCTCCCTCGAGTCTCGTGTGGGTCACGTGCAGCTTGGAGGCTGGAATGGGGTGTACAGAG GTGGCAAAGGCATGGGCGGCTGGGAGGGCGGCATCCGCGTTCCCGGCATCTTCCGCTGGCCCGGTGTGCTGCCTGCAGGGCGGGTTGTGGATGAGCCCACGAGCATGATGGATGTGTTCCCCACCGTGGTCCTCCTGGGGGGCGGGGCGGAGCCAAAGGACAG GGTGATTGATGGGAAGAATCTGATGCCCCTACTGCAAGGGGAGACCCCACACTCAGACCATGAGTTCCTGCTGCACTACTGTGAGGTGTTCCTGCATGCCGCGCGCTGGGTGCAGCGTGACC GAGGAAGAGTCTGGAAGGTTCACTTCATGACCCCGAACTTCCACCCAGAAGGGGCAGGTGCCTGCTACGGCAGCAAGGTGTGCCCGTGCATCGGGGACGTGACGGAGCACGACCCGCCTCTGCTCTTCGACCTCTCTACAGACCCCGGAGAGACCCACCCGATGTCGCCCGACTCGGAGCCCGAGTTCCAGGAAGTGGTGGGGAGACTGCAGCAGGAGGCAGCAAGGCACTCACTGAGCCAGGTCTACCAGCAGCTGGGCTCCATCTACAACATCTGGCGCCCATGGCTGCAGCCGTGTTGCGGGGAGTTCCCACACTGCGGGTGTGACCTTGAGGACTGA
- the Arsh gene encoding arylsulfatase H, translated as MATLPLWLSVCFTFVDTDGEFVTWNSRPNIVLLMADDLGVGDLGCYGNTSVSTPNIDRLASEGVMLTQHLAAASMCTPSRAAFLTGRYPVCSGMASPNNMYRDVIWLGGSGGLPSNETTFAKMLQHRGYRTGIIGKWHLGMSCASRGDHCAHPLNHGFNFFYGMPLGLLGDCGASSWPEVHRRLRIQLWVTSAALATLPFLLLVPRLAGWFSVPWTLVAASSFLAALFFLSWFSSYGFMRRWNCIIMRDHDIIQQPAEEARASGLMLREALAFIDRHKRGPFLLFLSFLHVHTPLPTRRSFMGRSKFGAYGDNVEELDWMVGKVLAALDRERLTNQTLVYFTSDNGGRLEAKEGNAHAGGWNGVYRGGSGTGGWEGGVRVPGIFRWPTVLEAGRVVEEPTSLMDLLPTLSHVGGGILPQDRVIDGRNLMPLLEGRMQRSDHEFLFHYCGVFLHSVRWHQRDCNTVWKAHYITPNGSPEGACHGSGVCACSGDVTHHDPPLLFDISRDPAESRPLNSENEALFDAVLSKMTVAVREHRATITSVPQQLSAFNALWKPWLQPCCGGVAFPFCGCSREDA; from the exons ATGGC GACCCTCCCTCTGTGGCTGTCCGTCTGCTTCACCTTTGTGGACACAGATGGCGAGTTTGTGACCTGGAACTCCCGCCCCAACATCGTGCTGCTCATGGCAGACGACCTCGGTGTGGGGGACCTAGGCTGCTATGGAAACACTTCTGTCAG CACCCCAAACATTGACCGTCTTGCAAGCGAGGGTGTGATGCTCACACAGCACCTAGCAGCTGCGTCCATGTGCACACCAAGTCGTGCAGCCTTCCTCACCGGGCGCTACCCCGTGTGCTCAG GCATGGCATCGCCCAACAACATGTACCGTGATGTCATATGGCTGGGCGGGTCAGGTGGACTCCCAAGCAACGAGACGACATTCGCCAAGATGCTGCAGCACCGCGGATACCGAACAGGGATCATAG GGAAGTGGCACCTGGGCATGAGCTGTGCATCCCGTGGCGACCACTGTGCACACCCGCTCAACCATGGCTTCAACTTCTTCTATGGGATGCCGCTAGGGCTGCTGGGGGACTGCGGTGCCAGCTCCTGGCCAGAAGTGCACCGCAGGCTGCGCATCCAACTGTGGGTGACATCAGCAGCGCTGGCCACACTCCCCTTCTTGCTACTGGTACCCCGCCTGGCAGGCTGGTTTTCCGTCCCCTGGACACTTGTGGCCGCTTCCAGCTTCCTGGCTGCGCTCTTCTTCCTGTCCTGGTTCAGCAGCTATGGCTTCATGCGCAGGTGGAACTGCATCATCATGCGTGATCATGACATTATTCAGCAGCCAGCTGAGGAGGCCCGGGCATCTGGGCTGATGCTGAGGGAGGCACTGGCCTTTATCGACAG GCATAAGAGAGGCCCATTCCTGCTGTTCCTGTCCtttctgcatgtgcacacacccctGCCTACACGCAGGAGTTTCATGGGTCGCAGCAAGTTTGGGGCATATGGGGACAATGTGGAGGAGCTGGACTGGATGGTGG gGAAGGTCCTCGCTGCCCTGGACCGGGAGCGCCTGACCAATCAGACCCTGGTTTACTTCACTTCAGACAATGGCGGCCGCCTGGAGGCCAAAGAGGGCAATGCTCATGCGGGAGGCTGGAATGGGGTCTACCGGG GAGGCAGTGGCACCGGTGGCTGGGAGGGCGGAGTGCGTGTGCCTGGCATCTTCCGGTGGCCCACGGTGCTGGAGGCAGGACGAGTAGTCGAGGAGCCCACCAGCCTCATGGACCTGCTCCCCACGCTGAGTCACGTGGGTGGGGGGATCCTTCCCCAGGACAG AGTGATTGATGGCCGGAACCTGATGCCGCTGTTGGAGGGTCGCATGCAGCGCTCGGACCACGAGTTCCTGTTCCACTACTGCGGCGTTTTCCTGCACAGTGTCCGGTGGCACCAGAGGGACT GCAACACGGTGTGGAAGGCCCATTACATCACCCCCAACGGCTCCCCAGAGGGCGCCTGCCATGGCAGTGGCGTGTGTGCGTGCTCCGGTGATGTCACCCACCATGATCCGCCACTGCTCTTTGACATCTCACGAGACCCCGCCGAGTCACGGCCACTGAACTCAGAGAATGAGGCGCTGTTTGACGCTGTGCTCAGCAAGATGACAGTGGCCGTGAGGGAGCATCGAGCCACCATCACCTCTGTGCCCCAGCAGCTCTCTGCCTTTAATGCACTCTGGAAGCCCTGGCTGCAGCCCTGCTGTGGTGGTGTTGCCTTCCCGTTCTGTGGCTGCTCAAGGGAAGACGCTTGA